The following is a genomic window from Bactrocera tryoni isolate S06 chromosome 2, CSIRO_BtryS06_freeze2, whole genome shotgun sequence.
aacaagatattttttcaagtagttggaagcgagatataaatttttctatctgataataagaaaaaatagaaaactgtatgtaggaggaccttcccgttacaattaaaaactcatgtttggagaggctttcttagaggtgtctaggaacctgtttttccgagtaccaaacgaaaaaaaacaaaattttttttttgaatcactctaatacatacatatgtatttagtatgGCAGGTGGAGTAGTATCGACCAGATGTTATCTATTTTTCtcaatactatataatattaacaTAAAAGTTATATGGGAGCTAGGTCAAATTTTAGTCCAATTATACCTATTTTAGGCATAAAGATTTACCGTTTTGAGTAAAACTAGTTGTGTAATTTTcactgagataactcaaatattggccgttACAAAGTCacctgaaagttcgaaaatctttatattaagtgtatgggggctcagggaagtattgctccaattcaacccatttttataCCTAGAAATattattgtcaggaaaggattctgtctgaatttcaattaatatctcgatattttcgatcaaaaggcAAATGTAGGTATAGAGGTCCACATAGAATTCGGCCATtcccacttttcaaaattttttgaccaCGCGGCCCCTGTGCTACTGCGattccctgtgccaaattacagttttatatctcaatttagTGCTTTATAGGTTTACGGTTAATGacgttttgtgagcgtggcactAGTCCTATTACTTTCATCTACGGACTCGTTTTgttccaagtttcatcgagatatctcaatttttacttaaattacagcttgcaccgacggacggacagacattcAACTGAATTtgaacttttctcgtcaccctcatcatttatatattacCATATATCTATcgcgattagttttaggtgaagcgtacaaccgttagatgaacaaaactagtaTAATGCTCTGTACCGGctgattgcaagagtataaaaatatttcattctatctcaaataaaaaaatgtaataaaaaaaaattgaaaaaaatgtttaaaaaataaaaaaaaaaacttttcaatgaACTTATTGATAtacaaatgttgaaaaaaaaatttttttaaaataatttttaaataatttttttttaatatttatttaatgaaaagttaattttaatgaaatttaagttAAGCTAAGTTCTCAATTAAAATTGTGATAACAAagcttaaaaagttttaataaaatactgcTTTCAAAAATCttgtaatgaaaaataaagtgatgtaaaattaaaaaaaaaattgtttttttatttaaataaaattgtattgaataaaattaaataaagtgatttgtataaaaaattaaaatttttttatgagaaaataaattatatcaaaaactttgaatttttcttttaattagaaaaatgtattaatttttttatatataaatacaattttgttgaaaaaaattaaaaaaacaaaagtttaataaaaataatgctggaaaaacttttttaatgaaaaaaatataaccgagaatttcaaaaaaaaaatattttatattttattatataaaaaataagacatccatatatggtatttatttaatgacaaattaactttaatgatatttaacgttttttaaactaaaattttgattaaaaaaaacctaaaaatattttctgggtaaattgtattgaaattttgttattaGTGTCTTTTATTTGGTTTCATACGTttctaattgttttaattattagtttatggcaacttttatttttttatttaattaataattttacaaaattttgtatgtttttacatatgtgtattttattatattttattttataatctctcttttattttataaggaaaaaattgtatacaaaaaaacaaaaattttgttttataagtcTAGCATATTCAACATTTTGCGCAAATCTTTgccgaaattttggtttttactcTTTTGAAGAATTTGCGCACTTGAAAATTTCTACATACTATGCTATGTACTCAACAtctatgtatttacatatgtatgtatataaactaatTACGTAATGCATAAAACCACTTCCTAAAACTAATTAAAGACATTCGACTAGCTTTTAGACCTACTAAATTGATTGCTACAATGATTAcagtacttaaaaataatattcgtACGAAAGTGTTTGTATgtctgtatttatatatatgtatacatatgtatatatgaagttGATACATATTTACTAGTAATGAACATATTCATTTAATGATAATGTTAATTTGTTATATTAATGCGCTGTaggtgtgtgtgtctgtgtgttatGTAATATCGATATGACTATTGCTAGTATTTACTGTTAACTGATGTATATGTACAACGTACCTCGATGCATCAACAAGCACTGCTCGACTAGTTGGCGCGCCAAAGCGATTTTGCACTCGTTCATTTCAACGAGTTGCGTGTCGGCTCGCTCAACGGCCGCGTACAACTTACAGCGCATCTCAACCGAATCGCAGTCGCTCAGTGCCGCATTGAAGGTCCAAAACCACTCCAGCTTTTGCGTTTCGTCGCAGGCGCTGCACACCAACAGATCGGCGCCCTCGTTGTTCGGGTGTGTGTAATATGGACTGCGCCACCAGCGCAAGTTGCGCGTGTATTTCAAATCGCTGGCGTTCGGTGTGAATATTTGCATGCATTTGGGATTATCACAGCGATAGCGATGAAATTtatgctgcaaaattttttgttgttgtttttttcgatctttcaaaatttcataacaaTTCTTTCATAATACAGTTGTAGGAATACTTGTGGGCgttagtatgtttgtatgtgtgttgagTAGGTGAAGTAAGGAAGAGGCGAAAATATTTTGGtgcaagtgttgttgttgtttttttaaattgaaattttcactttgaaGTATGCAGTGCAAAAGACAAGCAAGTCAGTGTGGCAAACGAAGTGACGTGTGTTAAAGCAAAGGACATGTACGAGtgttttgagttaaaaaaaattcttgaaaacatttagcaaaaatattttttcaagttgaaaaaatgttgaaaacaaaaatttttttttatgttgaaaaaatgtttaactgtAAGTGACATTTCCttttgtctaaaaaaaatttcttatgaTTTCGTGTAGCAGACAGGCGAGTGACAATGACAGACAAGTGACAGTGACAGTCAATTCGTAATTGAAACGCTAGAAAAAGTCAGAAATGTGACACAGACAAATGACAAAACGCAGCacagaaactgaaaaaaaattctgcatATTGCATAAAAAGAAAATGCGTGTTTAGAAAGTATCTTGATATGTCTCATGCAGCAGTTAGTTCTTGATACATACGAGTACAGCTTTCTAATTcagtgaaatttacatattccaGTGTCTTTCTACACCGTTCCCACTATAAAAAGCCTGCCACATAAACTTTAACTTGATTTAACTTCTCTCAATGTGTTATGAAATCTAATTTTTGATCAGTCTTTCGCTTGATATTGCTTAACagtcgaaaaaattattcagtttCATCTATCACCAGcagttaaacaattttttttcggaaagaTCTTCCTTAGCCTACGCATGCAGGACGCTTTATTGATTTTTCTTGTAACATGGCTTTTCAAGAAACCAGTTCTATATACGCTTAGATAACTGAGTCAAAATTTGAGCCGAAATAGCGTCTAGAGAGGTCGAGTGCCAATGATCGTCACACCGATCACGCACTTCACTTTTCCACATTCGAATGTTCATAAGAGTTTTGACGCATAGGATGTCTGAGGTACTAGTCATTCCATAAACTGCATTGCCGCAGTGACAAATTCGTTTCATAGATTAGTGATTTCTGGTAGGATCTTTGAGTTTTACCCTAACTGAAGCAGCCTAAATCTAGACATTACTCGCAAGGCAGCGTTAAATATCTAGGTTTAGGCGAGAatagagtcatgtgtagaagttcgcgcaagtgaggaaagttctctgagcgccattcacttgaagTGCCCAGAAACGATTgttttacatatggttcaagcaACTTAGACCAattatcttctgggtagccaaaacaCATCCggttgaaagcgagctaaagtgaaagaAGCTTCTTTTATGTTCCTATTAGTATCCTAAATTATTATCTTAAACTGAAAGCCAATAAATCTATTAACATAAACAGAAGATTATGGGATTTTGCTGCTTATGTGTCCGTATCGCCtacaggatttgtccggaaagtaataggactgagtcaatttaaagaaatttattgaaccaatcgtaaCAATTCCTCAATAACTTTCAAATTAggcttcttctgcgtcgatacagtgctgccagcgcgatttctaagcattgaaggcgtcacgaaaggcattctccggaatagccatgagagccgaggtgcatgctgcttggatcctctTTCATTGGATTTTTCAGGCCaggaaacaaacaaaaagacCACTCCGTTACTTAACTTCCAGAGATCATGTTGTTAACTTAACGCGTTTTGTTGTTTATAATCTGAACAGGAAATATCAAGTTTGTCATggagtttgtaacactcagttgttaacgtcggagaccctataaagagtccttgtatggaaaactttttggtATGACATTGTTTGGAAATTTGGTGTGGATTATTGTTCAAAGCAATGCTACAATtcctaaacaaatttttcagatcagtATTTTACAGCCTCTAAACAAACTAAAGATATTGATAAAGGACTTTTCTGTGGGCAAGTAATAGTAtgaccttttaatttaaattacgtGCCACAAcctattatttaaaatattttttttctgggtTGTCAGCGaagaaaataaaggaattggagcttgaaaatcgacgattgagagtcagagatcttacttgCATCATATGAATTttggaaggatcagtgaaaaccattttgaaagatcatttagaccttagaaaagtgaaagcacgattggttccaaaatcactcaaccAGGATTTCATGAAtcgtattattactgacgatgaggcttgaatctatgcttacgactccCTATACGATCAATCTTCCGAATACCGTTGCAAAGGTAAGCCGAAGCCGAAGAAGGcatgttgacaattttcttcgataggtgtggtgcacttcgaattccttccgatcggccaaactgtcaacaaggaatactatttgatgttatgcgtcgtttgcgcaaagctattcgtaaaaagaagccggaattatgggccgataaCTCTTGGTCATTGCACCATGATAATGTACCGtataattttcaaccaatatcgtgccgtaactaccgtattcgcctgatttagctccgtgtgacttctggctattcaggaaactcaaacgaccgctgcGAGGAAAcagttttgagtcaattgaagacataaaCCTGAATCGCTAAGCGCTATTCCGGATAtcgactttaacaactgtttagagaattagaaaaaacgttggcacaagtttTTTTGGGGCCAAGGCAGATTGCTTtgaggggacgacatagatttcgaagattaaattaagatttttaaaattatgaacaaagtcttactattttttgctcgtAGTAGTAGGTTCGGTGCAGATGAAGTTGAAGGTTTTACttcttttacttttaatttaggGTAGGTGAAGTATTTTCCGCTctctttcttttaaaataaatttaaaaaaattttgttttttaaaaaaatgtttttttgggtgaaaaaactatataaatttcGAACCTCATTAGACGGTTTAGAACAACCAcgaattagataaaaaaaaatgtataatttacaaaaacaactgcgTGTTATGTACAATCAAGGCTTGAATGCCGTTAAGCGCCTAAAACCATGTAAACATTATGAACACTAGCACACATCTCTATAAGTATggctatatataagtatgtatatatgtaagggAAAAATCCGAAAACACGGAAGAAACTaggcaaacatacacacacatacatatatacatatatagtatagtgAAGTAGACTAGGCAAACAAATGCACACAGCCACTGAGTAttaaacacaaacaacaaaacgaaTGAAAACACGAAGAACAAAGAATTCAATAACAACATCAAGAGCAAACACACCCACATTGAGGCAATGAGGCAGTGGAAAGTGGAATTAACTATAATCGCTACTATTgcatacgcacatacaaacacagaaacaaaaaacaacaacaacgcatacatatttacacatacatgtctgcttgtatgtatgtatgtacaggcTATGCACACTTATGCCACTACTTTGGCTGAAGAACGTAAACatttaagaataacaacaacaacaacaacaatcaaaaaATTAGTATAATACAGTGGTACTACAATGTGGCATATAtgggtgtttgtgtgtgtgttcacgTGTGTAAGTTGACATATGAATTatgtgcatttgttgttgttgtctcgAGCGAGTGTCATAATGTTGTATAAACAACAACGCTTAAGTTGCACACTTACAAAATCCTCATCCGGATATGGACGAAAGCACTTGTCGCACTTGCAGTCGATGCCGCGCGCCTTGAGGTCCTGCCTCCGTGTCTCGTACAACGATTGTCGATAATCACCAGCGTAAACGAAACAATTGCCAATGCAAGCGCCCAACAGAATGTCACATGTGGCATAAGCGGTCACCTGACGCCCCGAGTGTTTACGATACACTTGACCGGCGCACGACTGCCGACACAGGCTCAACGTTTGCGGATAGACGGCGTAGGCAACGCACGCCACATCGCCGGCCAGCAAATGCAATTGACCCTGTCGTATGTGTTTTACCGCCGACCAGAGGCTGAATTCGTGCAGCGGCGACAATATGTGCGGATCTGCGGGCAACACAAAGGACGGGCAGTGCGTGAGATGTTTGTGCCTCAGTTGGCCGATGTGACGCAACAGCAGCGCGGCCGAGAGCAGAATCCATTCGCTGCGCGTCAGCTTCGTTGTGGCGGGCATCATGAGATCGAGGTGCTCGAAAAAGTCCGTGCACTCAGCCAAATAGATGGCTAGTATGTGTGCGGCAATGGCGAGTGAAACGGTTGTCTCGGCGTCGATTTTATCGAGGTGCGCTTCGAGGCGCAACAGCGCCGAATATGGTATGTCCGTGCGTTCGGTGAGTATGCCATTGAAGGCGTTCCACATTTTGTTTACCGTCGGTCGTTTGCGACAATGCGGCATCACCTGCGGCAAGCCGGTGATGAGCATGCGAAAGGCGAGCTGCAGTAGACGCGGTTTGGCGAACGCATCGCCGAATTCTTCGAACAGCTCAATCTGGTGGGCGAAGCATTCGAGCACGTGTATGGATGAGTGTTGAGCGCGACATTTACGCGAACAATAAACGGATGTGCGATTCGAACAGTAGTCGCATGGAAATGGTATGAACTGTGTGATGGCGCAATTGTCGCAGATGCGCGCCTGACCGCTGGACACAAAGATGGCGGCCTCCTCGCTGAAGATCGGCATGTGGCGCACAATGTCTGTGGTGGCGCGCAAGTAGGCGCGACGTGTCGTTGTAATCGCGTTCGACGTGTCCGACCAGGCGCTGGATAGGCGTCAAGGTAGTAGTTTACAGGGATAAGAAAAGTAATATTAGTTTAAAAGTATTGCAGATACATAAGTAATCAGCTAAACACTTACACTTCGTACACCTTCAGTCGATTGCTGTTGCTCCCGTGTAGTATGTGTTGTGGCGCCATGGCGGCCGCTGCCACATAATGATCGTCGTCCGTTTGCACGCCCATATCGACCTTTTCCGATTTCAGCACCTCGCATTCGTGCCAAAGCTCGTGTGTGCGCGCCTCAAACGCCTCGGAGAGATCCATGTGCAGCAGCTCGTGCACATGCAGTTCGCAGAGCGCAAAGTTACGCAACTTTAAGGCACAAGCGGCTTGGCGTAGTTTGATCAACGCGTTATACTCTTCCGGATAGCCGAGCTCCAGCGCGCACAGGCAATCGTCATAGGCTTCCTGTAAAGATAGTTAAGCGTAGCGTACATAAAAACAGGGtgttacatatgtttatattttttagttcgtttttaacttcaaattaaataaatggctTGAAAAGCGCAATTACATGGCGGCAAGAGAGCGCTTGCGTGTGACTCCTGTGTTGTcgagaaattaattaatttccaatgaaaaataaagcaTGAATTTGTGCAAAGTAACCAAAACGAAAGATGAGAATGTGCGATAAAAACAGCAAAGTCACGAAAGCGCCGCGGCGCACGAAGCGCTCTTGGAAAGTGTGCTTAATGGTGGAGTTAGTTGGGCGCGTTGCCTGTGGTGTGGcagttttttgatattttgtagtTGGGCGTGCGCTCAAGGCCAACGCGCCACCCTAACCACCAACAATGGTAACGCGCGAAATTGTGTGTGAAGAAAAATGCAAAGCGTAAATGATGTTTATCGAACTCTTCatcaaatttattacatttgatGAGCTCGTTAGTTGAGCAGAAGTTATAGAAGACAATCATAAAACACAATCTCGGCATCCCGTAAacttttgtgattttttgtttatatttgtttaatgtatttaaatatattctttatatcAAGATATTTCGAAAGTTTCGATATTCGTctgtttaaaaataacaatctTGGGATCCCGAAAACTTGAGGGACTTCTTTTGAGCCTTCTAATATTCACTAAACACTTATTTAATTGATATATTTGCATTCTgtaatgccaaaaatattcgggatttcctttcaaatataataataggACTTATTCGATTTCGtgatcccgaaatatttcggaaagaacattgaaaaatatacatttatttttatcttcGGGTCTAGAAATTTACAAATAGTGAGAAAGCAACTAGAAATTGGATTTATTCAATTTCGGtatcccgaaatatttcggaaagaatataaaaaaaaatatatgtgacctggtctacggaaagggggcttaggtgtcaaaaaaaaggagaacaattaatgagataaccaGAAacttaacagcttttcccagaaaactagttttcgcacgttagctcccttttcgtagaccaggtcacatatatatacagtgttgtgcaaaacaaaagcaacaaatttagttcaattataatttttgttatacttttttcaaaatatattttaacaaaaattttataaaagaaaataaaatacttgtaaaaagtgtaactaaaatattttccaattaattGCTCTTAGTAAATATTGCTgagataaataacaaaatatacttCACAATCAATTCGTAATTGTGCAAATCTAAAGCAAcacattaatattttgtataacaaCCCTTAGCTTTTATAACCTCAGCACATCTTCGGGGCATTGATGCTATCAAATTATCAATTGTGGTTTGTGGGATGTTTATCCACTCCATTTTTAACGTGTCAAAGAGTTCTTCTCGGTTGCCAAAACGCCGACCAGAAACTGCTCGCTTTAAAATGCCAAACAGGTTCTCGATTGGATTCAAGTCCGGGGATTGAGCAGGCCAATCAAGAACCTGAACACCACTGACCCTAAGATAGTCTTTTACCAGCTTAGATGTGTGTTTCGGGTCGTTGTCGTGTTGAAAGACTCAAGAAAGTGGCATATTCCACTCAGCATATGCTAGCATATTGGTTTCCAAAATACTTTTGTACAAAAACCTGTCCATTATTCcatctatttttttaaaaggaCCAACCCCGCTGCCGGAAAAATACGGCCACACCATAATGCTACCGCCACCATGCTTGAAACTCATCCTATAGTTCCTTGCACTATGGCGTTTACCTTTATGCCGGCGGACTGTACTCATTCCATCCGAATTAATCATATTAAACTTTGATTCGTCGCTAAATAAAACGGTTTTCCATTTAGCAACGGACCAATTACAATGTGCATTGGCGAAATTCAAtctagtttagtttttttttaaaaagcctcaagtttttttactttttaaaaagcCTCAAGCGTTAAGTTCAtgctttctatttttattaaacgTAATTCGTATTATTATATATTCCTTAGGAATCCATTTTGAATGGCAAATAATTcttaaaattcgattttctgtGGACCTCGAGATCCtgaaatatttcgggatttaatttacaataataaaaaatcaataattttggGGTTCACTATCAAATTGCAAGAAATCCGTAGAAAACGTGTACTTTTTATTTCGGGATCCAGAAAGTTGACTAGtatttctttgacttcacttcCATTATTGAATTTCAAATAATCGTTTGAAAATGGGTTCTTtgaatttcgggatcccgaaatatttcgggatttagattagtatttatttttactttggtTTCTGtaactaaatttaaatactCTTTTGAAAACGGGTTCTTTGAATTTCGGGATCAGGAAAAAAATTGGGatttaatttagtatttttcttaCTTCATTTCcactattaaattttaaataaatattttgtgatttaGTTTAATACTTCTTTTACTTCAGTTCCATTATTGGATTTTAAATAATATCTGGAAATCGGCTGCtttaaatttcgggatcccgaaatattaCGGGATCtactttagtatttttttacttcagtTCCATTATTGTACTTTAAATAATCTTTTAAAATCAGGTTTCAGGAATTTCGagatcccgaaatatttcgaaatatcattttttattttttttcctaacAAAAATGTCGAATTTTGTGTCGATGCTTTCAAACGATATGCACATGACAAGTTCTCATTGGGGACTTCCTAGCTATCCATGTGTAATGGATGACCTTCTGTGTTTAcctaaaatgcatattttatttttacaacaacacatgcacacacgtgTACTACATTATTTGCCAACATTGATTTAAattgcatatacttgtatacaataCAATTTGTAGCAAGTACAAatatagcacatacatacatccatatatagtatgtatgtaaatgggtTCATACATACCTCATACATGCCGTAATCATGCAACACAGTCGAACGATTCGCATGCGCCATTGCCGCCGTCGTATTGTCTGCATCCTCTTCGACGGGCGCTAAAAATATAGCCTCTGTATATAGATCGCATGCCTTGAGTGGATGATGTTCCTTGCGATAGCAATTATTGCCCGCCTCACGGACACGTTGTGACTCCtcgtccgatctgaacgattccGTTTGGACGTACAACTGTTGAAACCACTCGAGTACTTGGACTCTGCAAGCGAAGAAAGTCGAAAAACAAATGagttaacaacaataaaaaactacaaaaacaacagcataGTAGTGAAAGCAACGTAAGTGTGCTAAATATTATTTGAGCGTCGCtggaaattacaaaaacaaaaaatgcgaaaaagtcTCCGTCAAGTGGGCAGCCTTTGCCTTTGCGCTACACTCATGCTGGgaatttacataattattagTTTGGGAATACcacaagcacatacacacatacgcacatacattcGTCGGGGCAACGCAGTTGAGCAACAATGGCGACGTTGGCGCACTGGGTTAAACACGTCGCACGGTCGCAAAAGTGCGCGACAATGCGTCTATTTTTAAATGACTTTTCGCCAcctatttgcttttgttgttgtcgttgctaccgttgttgctgttactgccTTCCAACACTTGATGTGTTATGCTTGTGGCTTATGAGCAATCGAAATGAAACCCTTAGCTGATGAAGTGGcgttataaatacatacatatgtatgtatatataatgcatatatatttttttgtattcgtgAGTAATGTGttgattttttcttgctttgtaACGCTGTATGACTTtatgcgcatatatgtatgtaagtacaaggGCTATTTAATAGGTCTAGATCTTTAGGAAATTCTTGTAAATAATGTTATATGCATTCTTGTAGAACTTTGAGAAAAGTCAGGCAACTATTTGGGAACCTTACAAAAAAGAAACTACAACGAAAGTAGCATAGGCCTCAAAATTGACATTGCCAAAATGACTATTCACATCATACATTATGATCACGCACAAATCAAATATGGCTTTAAGGTTAAATTCTGTAAAGTAAACTGAGCTAGTTCGAGTATGTTTTCAGATGAGATCCAGATATATGTAATCACAACCCACAAAGCAACCGACGGACCGACGTCTCTAAGCTGGAGAAGCAATTTGGACATCGAAAAATCAAGGGTCTAAAAAAGTTGGAACTAAATCAGGAGACTAACACAAGTTCGAAATCATCGCACTTTGTTTGCCAACGGAGTCATAcgatacaatatatatttttacatataaaaattacgtgtcatGTTGCTTGTCCGCGATGGCCTCctaaactacttaaccgattttagtaaaatttagcacactgtgtccagttcgaaccaacttagaagataggatagtaaaaactattcataaataaaaagtacagtgaaagctctattaaattgACGCTCTTTTAAGCGGACAACTCGATTAATTGGACAGAAAGGTTGGtgaccagacattgagaaagcagccttaaattcgttattttttccaatgaaatttatttgtatgaacatattcaaaattaaacctcaactACAATCTCAAAAACGTTtccgcctttattcgtaaataaaatgttcactgtcttgaataatttattatatgaataatagtataaaatgtattcgCGTAGCCGGATCCACTTTTGTATATGTAAAGCAAAAGTTTCggaaatttttccacaaatatttggtaccaaaaataaaacagtAAAGTCTTAAGAAATCTATGTAGCTTCTTCCGATTACCGATTTTGGTGGATAGAAAGTGAATTGGATTGGGAGGGATGagtatataattacataaatttcaGATACACAAATCATCTCAGAAGAGAAGCTACATTACATTCCTACTTAAAGAGTATGTTGTGGAGTTGAATATCGGAAAAATAATGGCTTACCCACACTGGATTGTACAAACACCAGCCTGATACCTCAGGAGCCTGGAAATACCACGGGGTATTCGCACGAATTCCACTGAGCTTCGTTTCTGTTTGAAGCCTTGCAAGATTATAATAGTAAATGAGTGATGAACTAAAATCTGTACAGTGGATTTCATCCAATCAGAGAATTGGGGGTTAATATGCTTAATTATCATTTCTAAAGATTTCTCGAGATTATAGACATGGCTTCGGCTGTTTGCAGTCGCTATTAATGAACTCTGATAATTACGTTATATTAGTAACAGTAGATGTTGGACCCAATTTACAAACGCAAATAAAATCAGATCTTGTACCTAATAAGTTCAATGGTCACGGTATGTTGAtttatgcaaaattgtggaaaaataaTGGCTTAGTACCGAAGCAATAGATGTCGGATCCAATTTTCAAACAAGACTGACTCTTGTCCCAAGATAGTTCTGTGATTACGTGAATCGCAACCCTAGCAAAATTACGAAAGGAAATGGGTTTGTACCGAACCATTAGAGTAGGATCCAATT
Proteins encoded in this region:
- the LOC120769424 gene encoding uncharacterized protein LOC120769424, which produces MASSLLALSDLIRFQLERIKLDEFTYKDELHLLRQLLALDMPQPMHALHSNGSSQEHNQPPQAGAVPPPACTPTTQAQVQTQLPAHTQTQTPLRLQAPQHHQHQQQQQPPAPPPQQQYIHALGPLPPPPSSSSPASQYKPKSLPQNHYPPPPTQSQSQCQLSSAAYGQSCNNSSQQHQNANHHNSHGHSQSQQNLYPPSYSPVQQNQLNYTQSQKQRQKQRRFQQQNSKRSQQHLQQQQQQQQAQNRSKLHVGAPSDSDGAVTADESNNAAAGANNHHQQQQTPSPGGAGVYAGAACNGGIGALGSSGELADEELVGAVGGGANAANGGIGGSEDGSSASSNADLHKDFKVQVLEWFQQLYVQTESFRSDEESQRVREAGNNCYRKEHHPLKACDLYTEAIFLAPVEEDADNTTAAMAHANRSTVLHDYGMYEEAYDDCLCALELGYPEEYNALIKLRQAACALKLRNFALCELHVHELLHMDLSEAFEARTHELWHECEVLKSEKVDMGVQTDDDHYVAAAAMAPQHILHGSNSNRLKVYEVAWSDTSNAITTTRRAYLRATTDIVRHMPIFSEEAAIFVSSGQARICDNCAITQFIPFPCDYCSNRTSVYCSRKCRAQHSSIHVLECFAHQIELFEEFGDAFAKPRLLQLAFRMLITGLPQVMPHCRKRPTVNKMWNAFNGILTERTDIPYSALLRLEAHLDKIDAETTVSLAIAAHILAIYLAECTDFFEHLDLMMPATTKLTRSEWILLSAALLLRHIGQLRHKHLTHCPSFVLPADPHILSPLHEFSLWSAVKHIRQGQLHLLAGDVACVAYAVYPQTLSLCRQSCAGQVYRKHSGRQVTAYATCDILLGACIGNCFVYAGDYRQSLYETRRQDLKARGIDCKCDKCFRPYPDEDFHKFHRYRCDNPKCMQIFTPNASDLKYTRNLRWWRSPYYTHPNNEGADLLVCSACDETQKLEWFWTFNAALSDCDSVEMRCKLYAAVERADTQLVEMNECKIALARQLVEQCLLMHREGHKPLDDWEFNKLGSIMRNALNIVAAQCGVFSIEYIQHMSYFWDIMALSNYKCGDKELMQMLQALEYIPDEYKEIFINYYDDFITPKFAEETYTSLMDTQV